TTCGAGCGCAACTTCGAACCCTTGTGCTGCATGCCGGTACGTGCGGACGAGGGGAGCGATGCGGTGGGCCTGTTGTGGGTGCAGGACGGTGCCACCTACGGCACCAGCGATAACCGCAACCTGTCGGTGTTTCTGCGCGGCATGCTGCTGGACGATAACGCGCGCGAATTGCTGCCGCCGTGGGCCGGTTTCATCGGCGGGGTGATCGAGTCCAATCGCCTGACGCCGACGGCAAGCCGCGAGGACCTGCAGCGCGATGCGGTCTACAGCTCGGTGCAGCATGCGCTGTCCGAGGCCCTGGTGCAGGGGCTGGCGGATGTGGCGCGGCAGCAGCCGGAGGCATGGCGTCGCATCCTGCTGCGGCATAACGAGGCCTTGCTGGGCGCGGCACTGTGCGACGAGCGCCTGTTCGAATTGCTGCTGGAACATGTGCGGGTGCCGACCTCGCAGGGCGACCTGCCGGCGCAGCAGTTGCCGGCGCGTGGCGCGGTGCACGTCATCCTGGACAGCGACAGCGGCTTCGAAGAGATGCTGTTCCGTGCCATGGGCGTGCCGGTGGCCTATGGCAACCGCTATGCGGTGGTGCCGTTCCTGCGCCGCTGGGCGCAGGCCAAGGGGGTGCGCCTGGTCGAGCTGGGAACCGAGCATGGCAACCGTCAGTTGTTCCATCTGGATCGCCTGCCGGCCGATGAACTGGCGTGGCTGGAGCAGCACCTGGGCGATGGCGAAGCGCTGGTGCCGGCACGCTTCAGCCCTGCGGAATTGCCGCTGGTGGTGGTGCCCGATCGCGAGGCCGAGCTCAAGCGCCGGCTGGAACAGGACGAAAGCGACAAACGGGTGTCGACGGCTGCATTGCGGCTGGTGCGGCAGTTCACCGCGCGCATCGAAGCGCGTCAGACCCAGCGGCTATATCTCAATCTGGACAATCAAGCGCTGCAGGCCTTGCTGGCCGCACAGCGCGTTGGCAACCCGCAAGCCGCGGTCGCCGCGCGCTTGCTGCGCTCACTGAAGGTGATCGTCGCGGCACAGGGGAGGGCGCAACCGCAGCCCGGTGGAGCCGAATCGGGCGGGTCCGATCTCAACAAGGCTTTCGGCGATCTTGCCGAGGCCGTGAGCCAACTGCTGGCGCGCTGAGCGCCGCACCGAAGGACGTACGATGGAAATCTGGAACTGGGTGGAAAAGCTGCAGGACGACCTGGGCGAAGCCGGGCAGCCGCAGAACGCGCAGCTGCTGACGCGCCTGACCGACCATATCTGCGATCTGCAGATCGAACGTGCCGAAGCCTTGCTGCCCGAGGCGCGTGCGCTGGGCAAGACGCTGGCCAATCCGTGGCTGGACGTGTTTGTCGGCCATTGGGAGATGCGCAACCGGGTCGGCAACCTGTGCGAAGGCGAACGCGCGCTGGGCGATGCGGTGGCACTGTTCGAGCGCGCGCACCGTGCCGACGCAGTGGAATGCCCGCAATCGGTCTGCGTCACCCAGGATCTTGCGGCGTGCTACGCCAACATCGATGGCCCCGGCTGGGTGCAAGAGCGCATCGAGGTCTGCGATGAGACGTTGGGCCGTATCGACCCGAGTTGGTCGTGCTATCAGTGCCTGAGTTGCAAAAAAGCCGATGCCCTGCTCGACGACGGGCGTGGCGATGCGGCACTGAGCTATCTGGACCAGCAATCGCAAACCATCGTGGCCCACGGTGGCCAGATCTACGACGGCGTGCCTGACATGCGGATCTCGATCCTGCTGTCGCTGGGGCGCGCGGACGAGGCACTGGCACTGATCGAACAGCGCGAGCGCGAGGCGGCGCGCGAGGGTGCAGAGTGGGCCAATTGCAGTCAGCCGCGCCGACTGCAGAAAGCGCGTGCGCTGGCGCTGCTCAATCGCGACGACGAGGCCATGGACGCCCTGCTGCCCTGGCGCGAGGTGGCGCCACGCTATCGCCTGCACTGGTTGCGCGCAGTGGCGGTGCTGGTGACACGTGCACCCGAGCGTAATACCTGGGACCTGGGGAGCCGCGTGCAGCTGATGCTCGATCATTACGCGCAGGTCGGTGCGCATCGCATTTTGATCGAGGCGGCG
The window above is part of the Xanthomonas cassavae CFBP 4642 genome. Proteins encoded here:
- a CDS encoding ATP-binding protein, with protein sequence MQDPISEATDASQIRRAGVDLNGLMSVLSKHLYSTPVVALRELVQNAHDSILRRRLEQPQWQGESRIHVQADPAQGIVRIVDTGAGLTQQEIHDYLATVGVGYTRRLRQGGHEDSGLIGMFGLGFLSAFVLARRVTVRTTSYQTPTLGHCYLSGNAEHYTVSPIPARAQVGTEVVLELHDQYLALAQDGRLHEILARYCALLREPIWVGATTQPINPEPPPWRAHDAVPLHPVQAWRRQREFAARFERNFEPLCCMPVRADEGSDAVGLLWVQDGATYGTSDNRNLSVFLRGMLLDDNARELLPPWAGFIGGVIESNRLTPTASREDLQRDAVYSSVQHALSEALVQGLADVARQQPEAWRRILLRHNEALLGAALCDERLFELLLEHVRVPTSQGDLPAQQLPARGAVHVILDSDSGFEEMLFRAMGVPVAYGNRYAVVPFLRRWAQAKGVRLVELGTEHGNRQLFHLDRLPADELAWLEQHLGDGEALVPARFSPAELPLVVVPDREAELKRRLEQDESDKRVSTAALRLVRQFTARIEARQTQRLYLNLDNQALQALLAAQRVGNPQAAVAARLLRSLKVIVAAQGRAQPQPGGAESGGSDLNKAFGDLAEAVSQLLAR